Within the Solwaraspora sp. WMMA2056 genome, the region CTGCCGACCTCACCCGCCACGGAGGCGAGGTTCACGATCGCTCCGTCCCGGCGGGTCGCCAGCAGCCGTTCACCCAACCGGCGGGACAACCAGATCGGCCCTTTGAGATTGACCTCGATGACCTTGTCCATCGTCGTGTCGTCGTAGTCCCAGACCGGCTGACCCAGGTACATCCCGGCGTTGTTGACCAAACCGTTGATCTTGGGGTGGCGAGCGAAGACCTGGTCCATGAGCCGGTCGCAGTCCGCGCGCGACCCGACGTCGCAGTGGTACACCTCCAGGGCCCGGCCGTGGTGTTCCTCGGCCAGATGCTTGAGCGCCAGGTCGTCGATGTCGGCCGCGAGTACCGTCATTCCGGCCGTGAGGCAGTGCTGGACCAGCGCGCGGCCGATCCCGTTCGCACCGCCGGTGACGAGTACGGTGTGGATGGTCATGCGGTGACCTCCTCCAAATGGGTGCTGTCGAAGCCGAGTAGGGCCTGGTAGTAGGGCCGGCAGTAGTCGATGAGGTCCTGGGTGTGCGGCGGCGAGGGCGCGGCCTGGCGAGGGCGGCCCGGATCACGGCGGCGGGTGAGGCCGGTACTGGCCATCACGTCCCGGTGCCAGCCTTCCCAGCTGGTCCACTCCGGCCGTGGCCCGGGCGACCAGCGCAGGGCGTCGGGGACGAACGTGATGCCGACCCTCTCGCAGTAGCGCGCCATCACCCGATACGGGTCCGCGAGCAGCCGGTCCGCGTCGATCACCACCGGCACCGTGCCGGTCAGCTCGCGTACCTGCTGGAACAGCTCCCAGAGTTGCGCGTAGCCCAGCGCCTCGCGGGTCACGTCCGGATGGACGGCCAGGTGTGACGGGACCGCCGCCGCTGGATTCCGGATCAGGAAGGTGTTGACCTGTCCGCGCAGATAGTCCGGATCCGCGAGCAGATGGTCCAGGGCGTGATAGGGAAAGTCCTTGTGAAACACCGGCCGGGTGAGCCGGGCCGTCTCCATCATCCGCTTGATTTCCGGGTACGTCCGCGGCTGCGACGGGTCGACCCGCTTGTGAGGGATGTCGGTGCGTTCCTCGTGCACGTAGTAGACGTAGGAGAACGCCTCGTGGAAAACGGCGAAGTCGCCACGCTCGATGAAGGAGCGCTCGAACGCCGTGGAGAGCGATCGGGGGTGGCTCCAGAGCGCCACGGAGATCTGCATGGTTGCCTCCTGGGCAGGCGCGCTGGCCGGCGACGACCCGGCATCGGGTCGCGGGATCCGGCGCTCAGCGCGTCGGTACGGGTTCGGTCGTCAGCTGCCGCGCCACGAAGTCGACCAACCGCCGGGTCTGCTGCAGCACTTCCGCGTAGTTCGCGACGAACGGGCCGTAGTGCGGAAACTCGTCCGGGCGCATCCCGGCCGGGTCGATCGCCCGGCGGAACGACGGCAACCGCATCAGCTTGTCGTACACGGCCGCCGGCGGTTCGGTGGCGATCGCGTTCGGGCGGAAGCGGTCGAGCTCCGCCTCGCGACGCATCAGGTCAGCGAGGAACTGCGGCTTGCAGGTGTAGACGATGTCGGCGCCGGCACTCTCCTCCAGGTGCATGCTCAGCGTCGCGCCGTCCGGGGCCGGCGAATCGGTCTCCAGACTGGACAGCAGCAGCTTCACCGGGTGCCGGTTGTCGGTCAGTGTCGCGTAGACCCGCTTGAGCACCGCCACCTCGGCCCACCGCACCTCCTGCTGGCTGAGCGGGATTCCCCGGGCCGTCGCCTCGTCCCGGAGGTCGCCGTGGCTACCAAGCCGACCAATCATGTGGGTGACCACCGCCCGATGGGATGTCAGATTCACACCGGCGGCGGATCCTTGCGCCAACCCTGTCTCCACCGCCTCGATGTAGGCGACGAACTGCGGCATGGTGTACGAGAGGGTCCCGTTGGTGCTGACACCCCGGGCGGCCAGCCGGCGCACCACGCGGTATCCCTGCTCGGTGCCCGGTACCTTGACCATCAGGTTGGGGCTGAGCCGCGCCAGCTGCAGCGCCTGCTCGTACATCCCGTCCGCGTCGAACATCAGTCGGGGATCCAGCTGGCCGGAGACCCAGCCGTACCGGCCGTGGCTGTCCTGCCACATCGGCAGCATCGCGGTCGCGGCCCGACGTACCGCCTCCCGGTACAACAGCCAGAACGCGCTGCCCACGTCGGTGAGCGACTGTCGCCGTGCCTGTTCCCGCAGCTCGGCCGTCCAGAAGTCGGCCGACGCCAGCACACTCTTGGTGATCAACGACGGATTCGTGGTGATGCCGCGTACCAGGGCCGGCGGACGGGCTTCTCCCCAGTGCAGGAACCG harbors:
- a CDS encoding SDR family oxidoreductase; this translates as MTIHTVLVTGGANGIGRALVQHCLTAGMTVLAADIDDLALKHLAEEHHGRALEVYHCDVGSRADCDRLMDQVFARHPKINGLVNNAGMYLGQPVWDYDDTTMDKVIEVNLKGPIWLSRRLGERLLATRRDGAIVNLASVAGEVGSSDALYGTVKAGVIGLTKSNAMNFAPHVRVNAVAPGLVVNTAIADRIPQYRYDEYKRQERLTGDITPADVADVCAYLLSDRARTLTGALIPADNGCYPR
- a CDS encoding transaldolase family protein; this translates as MRVQDLAVAERSSPAPVTAPNDAQPWVSAPPERGVDTGSSVLEKLQSCRPELEIWWDSSPLDFPAERRRILAQACDPSQHTRWATQLDRFLHWGEARPPALVRGITTNPSLITKSVLASADFWTAELREQARRQSLTDVGSAFWLLYREAVRRAATAMLPMWQDSHGRYGWVSGQLDPRLMFDADGMYEQALQLARLSPNLMVKVPGTEQGYRVVRRLAARGVSTNGTLSYTMPQFVAYIEAVETGLAQGSAAGVNLTSHRAVVTHMIGRLGSHGDLRDEATARGIPLSQQEVRWAEVAVLKRVYATLTDNRHPVKLLLSSLETDSPAPDGATLSMHLEESAGADIVYTCKPQFLADLMRREAELDRFRPNAIATEPPAAVYDKLMRLPSFRRAIDPAGMRPDEFPHYGPFVANYAEVLQQTRRLVDFVARQLTTEPVPTR